From the genome of Streptomyces sp. NBC_00523:
GCACGCCCGGCACCAGCACACCGATCAGGCCGAGCAGCATCACCAGTCCGACGGCGACGAGCTGCCACACACTCATCTGACCAGCGTGCCGGAGTCCACCCGGTCCCGCCCGTTCTGACCAGCGGTCCTACCGGGCCACCCAGCCCCGTTCGTACGCGTGCCAGCCGAGCTGGAGCCGGGTGGAGACGCCGGTCAGCTCCATCAGGCCCTTGACCCGGCGCTGCACGGTCCGCAGGCCCAGGTCCAGCTGTTTGGCGACGCTCGCGTCGGTCAGGCCGGCCAGCAGCAGCGACAGGATCTCCAGATCCGTCGGGTCCGGGCCGCCCGGCTCCTCCACGACCGCGCCGCTCTCGCCGAGCCGCAGCGGCATGGCCTCCCGCCACACCGCCTCGAAGAGCCCGGTCAGCGATTCCAGCAGCCCCGACGCGTGCACCACCAGCGCGGCGGGCTCGGCCCCGCGCCCGGTCAGCGGCACCATGGCCAGCGCCCGGTCGGCGATCACCAGCTTCGTCGGGACCCGGGGGACCACCCGGCACTGCTCGTCGCGGCTGAGCGCCGCCGACAGCTCCGTGATCCCGGACTCCAGGCCCAGCACCTCGCGCTCCACGACCACCCGGAACGAGACGCCGCGCGTGGCCGCCTCCTCCTCCGACTCGTTGTCCAGGCCGCTGACCGCGATCGGCTTCCCGGTGACCAGCGCGCACACCTCGCTCGTCGCGCCCAGCTGGAGCTGGTGGAAGCGGTGGGCCACCGCGCTCGCCCCGGTGACCACCTCGACCAGGTCGTGGACGGCCGGTTCGGCGGCGTCGGCGCGGTACTCCTCGGCGAGCAGGACCGCCGCCAGTTCGGCCTGTTCCAGCTGGTGGCGCTGCTGGGTGAGCAGGGCCCCCAGGGCGACGCCGGGCGGGGCCGCGACCCAGCGGCCCGTGCGGGCGGAGGACTGGGCGGCCAGGCCGTGCTGCTCCAGCCTGCGCAGCGCGCGCTCCGTGTCCCGCTCGGGGAGCGCCAGCCGGTGCGAGAGGTCGGACACCTCGGCGGCCCCCAGCGCCACGAGGGCGCGGTAGGCCGACTCCTGCCTCTCGTCAAGACCTATGGCTGCCAGCATCCCGACCCCTCCCCGGACCCGTGCGTACGCGTGCGGCGCACCCCGTGTGGCGAAAAGTCGCCACGGCGTGATTTCGCCACGGCACATCATCGCCGTACCGTGCGCCACTCTGCCAATGTGACGGCACAGCGGGACCGGCGGCCCTGTCCGGTACCCGCTCCCCGGACCGGTCTGCCGGGCGTCCTTCCCGTGGGGGGTGGGGTCGCCCGGCGGACCCATTTTGCGGATGCCCGTTTTCGTACGGCCCCCGCGGTCGACAATAAGGACATGAGTCAGCAGGGGGAGAAGCCCGCGGCCCACGAGGACGACTGGTGGCGCAGGCTGTACGACGAATCCGCCCCGGACGCGGGGGCGGCCCAGGCCGCCGACAGTCTCGACGACCGGTTCGACTCGGCGTCGGACACGGTGGCGTCCGGGAAGAGCGCGGTCCCCAGGACGCCCGGGGAGATACCCGAGCCCAGGGAGGAGCCGTGGCCGGTGGGGCCGTCGGCGGTCACCCGGCCGGCGGACCCGGGGCCGGACACCTCGCCGGGCGTGGTCGCGCGGCCGCCGGGGGAGACGCCGCCGGAGCCGCCCGCCCGCGCGCCGTGGGACGTGCAGGCGCCGCCCCGCGCCCCGTGGGAGCCGGTGACCGGGCCCGCGCTCCCGCGCACCTTTCCGGGACCGCCGGCCCCCGAGCCCCCGCCGCCGGACCCGGAGCCCGGGCCGCCCGCCTTCGGGGACCCCCGTGTTCCCGCCGGGCGCGAGGTGCCTCCGCTGCCCAGGCGGCCCGTCACCGAGCGGGCCGAGGCGGACGAACCCGCCCCGGAGGAGGCGCCGCCGGAGCCGGCCGTCGTGCCTGAGCCGCCCCGGGTCGTCCACGTCGGGGCCCGGCCGCCCACCTATGACGCCGAGCCCACGGCGCTGCCCGCCACCGACCCGTACGCGCTCGACCGTGTCGTCCCGGACACGGTGCTGGACGGTGCCACGTACGGCACGTACACGCTGCGCGCCGCGTCCGTACGCGGTGACTCGGCCCGGTTCCGGGGGGAGCCGCGCCGGGACGCGCTGCTGACGGCGCGCTTTGGGAACGGGGAGAGCGCGCTGGTGCTGGTGGCCGTCGCGGGCGCGTCGCGGGGTGCCGAGGGGGCGCACACGGCGGCGGCGGACGCCTGCCGCTGGATCGGCGAGGCGGTCGGGCGCAGCCACGCCCGGCTCTCCGACGACATAAGGGCGGGCCGCCGCGCCGACCTGAAGTCCGGGCTCCACCGGCTCACCGACCGCGCCTTCGGCAAGCTGCGCGCCCGCGCCGCCGAACTGGGCGTCGAGCCGGACGCGTACACCGCGAGCCTGCGCTGCCTGCTGCTGTCCGCCGACCCCGACTGCCGCACCCGGGTCTTCTTCGGCATCGGTGCCGGAGGCCTCTTCCGGCTCCGCGACGGCAGCTGGCACGACCTGGAACCGGCGCTGCCGCCGCCCGCCGCGCTGACCGGGGAGCCCGTGGTCGGCTTCGGCTCCTCCGCGCCCGAGAGCGGGCCCGACGGCGACCGGCTGACCATGGACCTGGACATCGTCACGGGCCCCGCCCCGTACGTCGAGGACCCGCTCCCGCCCCCTGCGGAACCGTTCCGCTTCCGGGCCTCCGTCGCCCGGCCGGGGGACACCCTGCTGCTGTGCGGGGCGGGCCTCGCCGAACCGCTGCGCGGCGAACCGGAGCTGGCCGCCGAGCTCTCCACGCGCTGGTCGCACGTGGAGGCACCGGGGCTCGGGGCGTTCCTCGCGGACACCCAGATCCGGGTGAAGGGGTACGCCGACGACCGGACGGCGGTCGGCGTCTGGGAGGCGTAACCGCGCACGCCATGGGTTGATGGATTCCGGATACCGTCCGGGCCGGGGTTTGACGCCCCGCGTCCCGGACAGCCGGACGTGCACGGAGCACAGGCAGAGGGAGTGCGTCACCCATGGCCAAGCAGAACGTGTCGGAGCAGTTCGTCGACATCCTCGCCCGGGCGGGCGTCAAACGCCTGTACGGGGTCGTCGGGGACAGCCTCAACCCGGTGGTCGACGCCGTGCGGCGGCACAAGGACCTCGAATGGGTTCAGGTCAGGCACGAGGAGACGGCTGCGTTCGCGGCCGGCGCCGAGGCGCAGATCACCGGGGACCTGGCGGCCTGCGCCGGGTCGTGCGGGCCCGGCAACCTGCACCTCATCAACGGCCTGTACGACGCCCACCGCTCCATGGCCCCCGTGCTCGCGCTGGCCTCGCACATCCCGTCCAGCGAGATCGGCCTCAACTACTTCCAGGCGACCCACCCGGAGCTGCTCTTCCAGGAGTGCAGCCACTACAACGAGATGATCTCCAACCCGCAGCAGATGCCCCGGCTGCTCCAGACCGCCATCCAGCACGCGGTCGGCCAGGGCGGGGTCAGCGTCGTGACCATGCCGGGCGACGTCGCCGGACAGGCCGCGCCCGAACGCTCCGCGGAGCACGC
Proteins encoded in this window:
- a CDS encoding helix-turn-helix domain-containing protein, translated to MLAAIGLDERQESAYRALVALGAAEVSDLSHRLALPERDTERALRRLEQHGLAAQSSARTGRWVAAPPGVALGALLTQQRHQLEQAELAAVLLAEEYRADAAEPAVHDLVEVVTGASAVAHRFHQLQLGATSEVCALVTGKPIAVSGLDNESEEEAATRGVSFRVVVEREVLGLESGITELSAALSRDEQCRVVPRVPTKLVIADRALAMVPLTGRGAEPAALVVHASGLLESLTGLFEAVWREAMPLRLGESGAVVEEPGGPDPTDLEILSLLLAGLTDASVAKQLDLGLRTVQRRVKGLMELTGVSTRLQLGWHAYERGWVAR
- a CDS encoding protein phosphatase 2C domain-containing protein, producing the protein MSQQGEKPAAHEDDWWRRLYDESAPDAGAAQAADSLDDRFDSASDTVASGKSAVPRTPGEIPEPREEPWPVGPSAVTRPADPGPDTSPGVVARPPGETPPEPPARAPWDVQAPPRAPWEPVTGPALPRTFPGPPAPEPPPPDPEPGPPAFGDPRVPAGREVPPLPRRPVTERAEADEPAPEEAPPEPAVVPEPPRVVHVGARPPTYDAEPTALPATDPYALDRVVPDTVLDGATYGTYTLRAASVRGDSARFRGEPRRDALLTARFGNGESALVLVAVAGASRGAEGAHTAAADACRWIGEAVGRSHARLSDDIRAGRRADLKSGLHRLTDRAFGKLRARAAELGVEPDAYTASLRCLLLSADPDCRTRVFFGIGAGGLFRLRDGSWHDLEPALPPPAALTGEPVVGFGSSAPESGPDGDRLTMDLDIVTGPAPYVEDPLPPPAEPFRFRASVARPGDTLLLCGAGLAEPLRGEPELAAELSTRWSHVEAPGLGAFLADTQIRVKGYADDRTAVGVWEA